A genomic segment from Leopardus geoffroyi isolate Oge1 chromosome A2, O.geoffroyi_Oge1_pat1.0, whole genome shotgun sequence encodes:
- the LOC123607019 gene encoding olfactory receptor 9A4-like, with protein sequence MMNNLSGATEFCLLGFPGSQELHHTLFAIFFFFYSATLMGNTVIIVIVCVDKRLRSPMYFFLGHLSALEILVTTIIVPVMLWGLLLPGMHTISLAACVTQLFLYLAVGTTEFALLGAMAVDRYVAVCNPLRYNIIMNSHTCIWVVIVSWVFGFLSEIWPVYATFQFTFCKSNLLDHFFCDRGQLLKLSCGDTLFTEFVLFLMAVVIIIGSLAPTIVSYTYIISTILKIPTASGRRKAFSTCASHFIFVVIGYGSCLFLFVKPKQTQAAEYNKIVSLFISVVTPFLNPFIFTLRNDKVKEALRDGMKRCCRLVKD encoded by the coding sequence ATGATGAACAATCTCTCTGGTGCCACTGAGTTCTGCCTTCTAGGCTTTCCCGGGTCCCAAGAACTACACCACACTCtttttgccatattctttttcttctactcaGCAACGTTAATGGGAAACACAGTCATCATCGTGATTGTCTGTGTGGATAAACGTCTGCGGTCCCCTATGTATTTCTTCCTTGGTCATCTCTCTGCCTTGGAGATATTGGTTACAACTATTATCGTGCCTGTGATGCTTTGGGGATTGCTGCTTCCTGGGATGCACACAATATCTCTGGCTGCATGTGTCACCCAGCTCTTCCTGTACCTTGCTGTGGGGACCACAGAGTTCGCATTACTGGGAGCGATGGCTGTGGATCGTTACGTGGCTGTCTGTAACCCTTTGAGGTACAACATCATTATGAACAGCCACACCTGCATCTGGGTTGTCATTGTGTCATGGGTGTTTGGGTTCCTCTCTGAAATATGGCCAGTCTATGCCACGTTTCAGTTTACCTTCTGCAAGTCAAATCTGTTAGACCATTTTTTCTGTGACCGAGGGCAGCTGCTCAAACTATCCTGTGGTGACACTCTTTTCACAGAGTTTGTTCTCTTCTTAATGGCTGTTGTCATTATCATTGGTTCGCTGGCCCCAACAATAGTCTCCTACACCTACATCATCTCTACCATCCTCAAGATCCCCACAGCCTCGGGCCGGAGGAAAGCCTTCTCTACATGTGCCTCTCACTTCATCTTTGTTGTGATTGGCTATGGAAGCTGCTTGTTCCTGTTTGTAAAACCTAAGCAAACACAGGCTGCTGAGTACAACAAGATAGTTTCCCTGTTTATTTCTGTGGTAACCCCTTTCCTGAACCCTTTCATCTTCACCCTGAGGAATGACAAAGTCAAAGAGGCCCTTCGGGATGGTATGAAACGCTGCTGTCGACTGGTCAAGGATTGA